The Elusimicrobiota bacterium genomic sequence TCTTTCCCCCATCGACGTTCATGTGCAATGGGTTCCGTTCGAGGGCAAGGTGACGCGAATCACCCGGAAAAACGGAAAATTCTTGCCGGCTTACGATCCACAAGCCTCGCACCTCAATGCTTCGGCGACCATCGAAATTCAAAACCCGAGGCTGGGTCTTTGCGTCGTTCGCCAAATCACGGGGTTTCTGGTGCGAAGGATACTCACCTGGACCGAGGAAGGAAGCTCCTTGAAACCAGGGGAACGGTTGGGCATGATATTATTAGGCTCCCGCGTGGAAATTGAGCTGCCCAAAGAGCGGGTGAATCTCAAAATCCGCGTCGGGGACAAGGTTGACGCCGGACGAAGCGTCATCGGGGGATATGAACATTAAAAAGAAATTAAAACGCGAGTGGATCCCGACCATGCTGACGTTGGGCAACTTGGGTTTTGGTTTTATGGTCATTTGGCTGGCCCTGACCAAACGGGACATGTTTTTTGAGGATTCGGCGCGCTTTTTTACAATCTTAGGGGCGTTGCTTTTCGTGGCCTGCTGCTGCGATTTCTTGGATGGTTTTGTGGCGAGGAAAATGCATGTCAGTTCCGCCCTCGGTCTTGAGCTTGATTCCCTGGCTGATTTAGTCAGTTTCGGCGTGGCTCCGGTCATTGTTTTTTACGTATGTTTATTTGATGATCGCCCCAGTTTCTTCAGTTTCGGGGCGTGCCTCGCCTATCTTCTGTCCGGGGCTTTCCGCCTGGCTCGCTTCAATCAAAGCGCCGGTCAAGCGTCGAAACCCGGCGCGTATTTCGACGGCCTGCCGATTACCGGGGCTTCCTTGATGTGGGTGGCCCTGCTGCTGTTTCTAGGCCAGGGACTGGGCAATTCCATCTTTGAGGGCCATGAAACAGGACTGCGCCGGGCCATGATTTTTCTCTTCGCCGCGCTGGGCTTCCTGATGGTTTCGCACTTTCCCTACCGCAGCCTCAAGGCTCCCGTCAAAAAATCATCCCACTTTAAGCGCAATGCGATTTTTTTGGCCCTGCTTGCGGCGCTTGTGATGATCCGCTTCGGGCCTGCGGCCATGCTGATCGCCATCCCCGTGTTGTACATTTTTGGAACCCCGGTGGCCGCCTACTGGAAAAAAGTGCACAATAAAGAGCCTCTACTGAACCAACGGCCTCTTTAAATAAAAAATCCCCCCAAGGATAACGGCTCAAGGATTGTCGTCGCTTAAAAACGCAGAAGAAAAGATAGGCCGATGCGATGCGGCGAAACTTTGGCGCGCAACCTGACCGGCCGCCGCGAAGAATTTGAACGGCGGGCTGAAGCGCTGCCGGGCACATAAACGCCGCTTGATAAGGAAAGCGGGCCCGTTAAACCGATTTCACCAACCCCTGTTCGAACCAGCATGCTGGCCCGCCGGACCGTCTCGCGTTCCACCAACCGGCTGATTTCATCTTCAAGAGGGGACAGTTCAAACGGCAGCAAATTCCATACAGGGGTGATGTCTTCTAAGATGCCCACGACCGCCGCTTTCGCGAAACCGCCGCTGGTTAAATTAGATAAAAACTTATTGGTTTCCGTGGCTTCAGGGGTTAAGGGGACCCCCCAGGCGTAAGGGTATAGGGCCGCCAATAGCCCCGCTATAATCGCTAATCCTCGCATTCCCACCCGAATCATAACCTTATTTTATTTTTACAGAAGTATTGAAGCAATAAATGGGCCTATTGGGCAAATTTACCCAAGCCTGAGCCTGTATCCCAATAGGACTTTAGGCCTATATACGAAATATTCGCTGCCTCGATCAAATTCACTATTATGGCCCTATGCGCAAATACCACGGATTGGCCACCGAACGGGTCAACCCAAAAACCACAACCATCGATACGTTGGACGCAGGCGCGATCCTTAATGTCATTAATCAAGAAGATGAGTCTGCGATTC encodes the following:
- a CDS encoding phosphatidylserine decarboxylase, coding for MTAWAITGILAVITSLVAWFFRDPQRRPNPEELSRLKPGEQPIISPAEGKVTDITEIPGANPADRRLRIGVFLSPIDVHVQWVPFEGKVTRITRKNGKFLPAYDPQASHLNASATIEIQNPRLGLCVVRQITGFLVRRILTWTEEGSSLKPGERLGMILLGSRVEIELPKERVNLKIRVGDKVDAGRSVIGGYEH
- a CDS encoding CDP-alcohol phosphatidyltransferase family protein produces the protein MNIKKKLKREWIPTMLTLGNLGFGFMVIWLALTKRDMFFEDSARFFTILGALLFVACCCDFLDGFVARKMHVSSALGLELDSLADLVSFGVAPVIVFYVCLFDDRPSFFSFGACLAYLLSGAFRLARFNQSAGQASKPGAYFDGLPITGASLMWVALLLFLGQGLGNSIFEGHETGLRRAMIFLFAALGFLMVSHFPYRSLKAPVKKSSHFKRNAIFLALLAALVMIRFGPAAMLIAIPVLYIFGTPVAAYWKKVHNKEPLLNQRPL